The following are encoded together in the Glycine soja cultivar W05 chromosome 5, ASM419377v2, whole genome shotgun sequence genome:
- the LOC114411345 gene encoding uncharacterized protein LOC114411345 yields the protein MSEVWHLLKKSLRCKPHALEVHDPKAYSSTQRKPQGKISTQRHSLEDHVSHEIFLDRSSGEIMLCPCCPCSHEGSEDGKGVQEEPHPPRSTKRIIPSSKTHYVDCDECNFFSKKKVPLKKDSNDDLPISTRHHECDEKLKSTDTVEEHDHNIPEHSVVQLERDGSSCKIIQQICKDNLIESKASQIECVLRVQNKQETFACFEESRGMVRTKAERLQNEHPRCMVDGNELLRFHGTTIACSLGLNGSSTLCTLEQCGVCQILRHGFSANKEFHGALGVYTTSTSEKAIDSICSSNKSVRRMCVMLCRVIAGRIHNPLQEIKEMVEPEFDSLVKKMSDQSEIEELIVLNPRAVLPCFLVMYNF from the exons ATGTCAGAGGTTTGGCATCTTCTGAAGAAATCACTTCGTTGCAAACCTCATGCATTAGAAGTTCATGATCCGAAGGCATATAGCAGTACTCAGAGAAAACCACAAGGCAAGATTAGCACGCAGAGACACTCACTAGAGGACCATGTTAGCCATGAAATTTTCCTTGATAGATCAAGCGGTGAGATTATGCTTTGTCCATGTTGTCCTTGTTCTCATGAAGGCAGTGAAGATGGAAAAGGTGTACAAGAAGAGCCTCATCCTCCTAGATCAACCAAGCGAATTATACCTTCATCAAAAACACATTATGTTGATTGTGATGAATGTAAttttttctcaaagaaaaaGGTGCCACTGAAGAAAGATTCTAATGATGATCTCCCAATATCAACTCGTCATCATGAATGTGATGAGAAACTAAAATCTACTGACACTGTTGAAGAACATGATCATAATATCCCTGAACATTCAG TGGTCCAACTTGAGAGAGACGGTTCATCTTGCAAGATCATCCAACAAATATGCAAAGATAACTTGATCGAAAGCAAGGCATCACAGATTGAATGTGTCTTGAGAGTTCAGAACAAACAAGAAACGTTTGCATGCTTTGAGGAAAGTAGGGGTATGGTAAGGACTAAAGCTGAAAGGTTACAAAATGAGCACCCAAGATGCATGGTCGATGGAAATGAGCTATTGAGATTTCATGGTACAACAATTGCATGCTCCCTTGGTTTAAATGGCTCTTCTACCCTTTGCACTTTAGAGCAATGTGGTGTGTGTCAAATTCTGAGGCATGGTTTCTCCGCCAATAAAGAATTTCATGGTGCACTTGGGGTTTACACCACTTCTACTAGTGAAAAAGCCATTGATTCTATTTGCTCATCCAATAAATCTGTCCGTAGAATGTGTGTTATGTTGTGCAGAGTAATAGCTGGGAGAATCCATAATCCTCTACAAGAGATCAAGGAAATGGTTGAGCCAGAGTTTGATTCTTTGGTAAAGAAAATGAGTGACCAATCAGAGATTGAAGAACTTATTGTTTTGAATCCTAGAGCTGTACTCCCTTGCTTTTTGGTAATGTACAATTTCTGA